From Rutidosis leptorrhynchoides isolate AG116_Rl617_1_P2 chromosome 3, CSIRO_AGI_Rlap_v1, whole genome shotgun sequence, a single genomic window includes:
- the LOC139900969 gene encoding uncharacterized protein, translating to MCPQEHRLLIGGDLNGHIGTDVEGYARARGGFGFGIRNEEGISILEFAVAHDLAVANSFFKKTDAQLATFHSGGHSTQIDYLLLRKGDLRTCGDCKVLTDLTCSSQHRLLVMDLALRRRVTKSVRPIQPKILWKKLIGEKAVTFKTSVVERIDASVEMTPNDDADQMWICLASTIREVAKEALGVAVGTSRGHKTDRESWWFSDEVQSKVALKQLRFRELITCQEGTSTDRTRVEERYKEAKREAKNAVARAKEKAYEDLYRKLNSKEGANDIYRIAKARERRRRDIDNIKPEHHEDLQEADIEQFQINRDCEEINHEEVRMALRKMGRNKAVGPDQIPIKAWWCLGDDGIRWLTCLFNKMFRSSKMPMEWRLSETIPINKNKGDAQICESKEELNRRLEQWRVALESNGLQIRRQKTEYLRCDFDRNDDVQEDGVNICIGDQILHPQTSFRYLGSVLHKSGRIDEDVSQRIKVGWLKWRSATGAQERRMEVAEMRMLRWTCGKTMLDMIPNSVFRENLEVRSISDKLRKGRLRWFGHVRMRPLTAPVRRVEALTFV from the exons ATGTGCCCTCAGGAACATCGATTACTTATTGGTGGAGACCTCAATGGTCATATAGGAACTGATGTCGAGGGATATGCGAGAGCCCGTGGGGGCTTTGGGTTCGGAATAAGAAACGAGGAAGGGATCTCTATCCTCGAATTTGCTGTTGCACACGATTTGGCTGTTGCAAATTCGTTTTTCAAGAAGACGGATGCTCAGTTAGCAACTTTCCATAGCGGGGGCCATAGTACCCAGATTGACTATTTGCTACTTCGCAAAGGGGATCTTAGGACTTGTGGAGACTGTAAGGTACTGACTGACTTGACATGCTCCTCCCAGCACAGATTGTTGGTCATGGATTTGGCTCTTCGGAGACGAGTTACCAAGAGTGTGAGGCCCATCCAACCTAAGATCTTGTGGAAGAAGCTGATTGGAGAGAAGGCGGTGACTTTCAAAACATCGGTTGTAGAAAGAATTGATGCATCAGTAGAAATGACACCGAATGATGATGCGGATCAGATGTGGATTTGTCTGGCGTCCACCATTAGAGAGGTTGCCAAGGAAGCCTTAGGTGTGGCAGTAGGAACATCAAGGGGACATAAGACTGATAGAGAATCATGGTGGTTTAGTGATGAGGTTCAAAGCAAAGTCGCGCTTAAGCAACTAAGGTTCAGGGAGCTTATCACTTGCCAAGAGGGGACTTCGACGGATAGAACCAGGGTTGAAGAGAGATATAAAGAAGCAAAAAGAGAAGCTAAGAATGCTGTAGCCCGGGCAAAAGAAAAGGCATATGAAGATCTGTATAGGAAGCTTAACTCCAAAGAGGGAGCAAATGATATATAtaggatagccaaagctagggagcgaaggCGCAGGGATATtgataacatcaa ACCCGAGCATCACGAAGATCTGCAAGAAGCTGATATAGAACAATTCCAGATCAACAGGGATTGTGAGGAGATCAATCATGAGGAAGTAAGAATGGCACTACGTAAGATGGGGAGAAATAAAGCTGTTGGACCAGACCAGATCCCTATTAAGGCATGGTGGTGCCTTGGCGATGATGGTATTAGGTGGTTGACTTGCCTTTTCAACAAGATGTTTCGAAGCTCTaagatgcctatggaatggagactgaGCGAGACTATCCCCATCAATAAGAACAAGGGGGATGCGCAAATTTGCg AATCCAAGGAGGAGCTTAATAGAAGATTAGAGCAATGGAGGGTGGCCTTAGAAAGTAATGGCCTACAAATTAGgagacaaaagacggaatatcttagaTGTGATTTCGATAGGAACGACGATGTTCAAGAGGATGGAGTGAACATCTGCATTggagaccagatcttgcatccaCAAACCTCGTTCAGATACCTAGGCTCGGTgctccacaaatcggggaggattGACGAAGACGTTTCGCAACGTATTAAGGTAGGGTGGCTGAAGTGGAGGTCAGCGACTGGG gcgcaagagagaaggatggaggtcgCAGAGATGAGAATGCTTAGGTGGACTTGCGGTAAAACCATGTTGGATATGATTCCAAATAGTGTTTTCAGGGAGAACCTAGAAGTTAGAAGCATCTCTGATAAGCTAAGAAAAGGACGGCTTCGCTGGTTTGGGCATGTGAGGATGCGACCTCTTACTGCCCCTgttaggagagtcgaggcacttacg TTTGTGTAG